One window of the Trifolium pratense cultivar HEN17-A07 linkage group LG2, ARS_RC_1.1, whole genome shotgun sequence genome contains the following:
- the LOC123910544 gene encoding zinc transport protein ZntB-like, with the protein MELARHRVMENGGAEEMDIGSPVDEHRYYPSHPFGLVKKRAYIFDGLGNFYNKEWDLADLYQKEEKELDAVEGRANEFSWYHVELPKGNQKLAQSAQDLIDVLCPPLKLQDILSLVSNGPFCAHVDGALVFRVNSPGPPSSDFTFRLAARVTENSVITVSLGRVPRLGFSRMGESLLSEIPRVESSSRFSGQQKEGSGTVIKEHVLEFLLTMNHSEEADNPVPRSVSELVVHIIDTHVDQLQDLVTKLEMELDSVELDLDKGGYDLKKQMLDDRRFPKLHINLQRLLQVIAHGEQVYLRVKEKSSSKRWFASEDINSLEELIGRLRRLKENVGFIVNRVTAIQASLDSWQSEQINRKLYYLSFLSIIFLPLSIITGVFGMNVGGVPWTGQNSPEIKDGFRNVMLLCVAMLVFVLLCFLFPALYRRIVTGWREKRTLGKSWSLNKKSLLRKPLRIDDAARGGYLRI; encoded by the exons ATGGAACTAGCTAGGCATAGAGTAATGGAGAATGGGGGAGCTGAGGAAATGGATATTGGAAGTCCTGTGGATGAGCATAGATATTATCCTTCTCATCCTTTTGGTTTGGTGAAGAAGAGAGCTTATATATTTGATGGTTTGGGGAATTTTTATAATAAGGAATGGGATCTGGCTGACCTTtatcaaaaagaagaaaaggaatTGGATGCGGTGGAAGGACGAGCGAATGAGTTTTCTTGGTACCATGTGGAACTTCCAAAAGGGAATCAAAAGTTGGCGCAATCTGCACAGGATTTGATTGATGTTTTATGTCCACCTTTGAAACTCCAAGATATTCTTTCACTTGTTAGCAATGGACCCTTTTGTGCACATGTTGATGGTGCACTTGTGTTTCGGGTTAATTCGCCTGGCCCTCCTTCTAGTGATTTTACATTTAGACTTGCTGCTAGAGTTACAGAGAATTCGGTGATTACCGTGTCATTGGGACGTGTTCCTCGGCTAGGTTTCTCACGCATGGGTGAATCATTACTTTCAGAAATTCCTAGAGTTGAAAGCTCCTCTCGATTTAGTGGTCAGCAGAAAGAAGGAAGTGGGACAGTGATTAAGGAGCATGTTCTTGAATTCTTATTGACTATGAATCATTCTGAGGAAGCTGACAATCCTGTTCCTAGATCTGTCTCAGAACTTGTTGTTCATATAATTGACACACATGTAGATCAGCTTCAAGATCTTGTGACAAAGCTTGAGATGGAGTTGGACTCTGTGGAGCTTGATCTGGATAAAG GTGGTTATGATTTGAAGAAACAAATGCTAGATGATAGAAGATTCCCTAAATTACATATTAATTTGCAGCGGCTCCTGCAG GTGATTGCCCATGGAGAACAAGTGTATCTTCGTGTCAAAGAAAAATCCTCTTCGAAAAGATGGTTTGCGAGCGAAGACATTAACTCCCTTGAAGAACTAATTGGAAGGTTGAGGAGGCTAAAGGAGAATGTAGGGTTTATAGTTAATCGTGTCACAGCAATACAGGCTAGTCTTGACAGTTGGCAGTCGGAGCAAATAAACCGTAAACTGTATTATCTTTCGTTCCTTTCAATAATATTCCTCCCTTTGTCCATCATAACAGGAG TGTTTGGCATGAATGTTGGAGGAGTTCCATGGACAGGTCAAAATTCACCAGAGATAAAGGATGGTTTTCGCAATGTTATGTTACTCTGTGTCGCTATGCTTGTTTTTGTACTACTCTGTTTCCTTTTCCCAGCTCTTTATAGACGGATAGTTACTGGTTGGCGAGAAAAGAGAACTCTTGGAAAAAGCTGGTCACTGAACAAGAAGTCGTTGCTCAGGAAACCGTTAAGAATAGATGATGCGGCGAGAGGGGGTTACCTTCGGATTTAA